ACCGCCGCGGACCGGCTCGGCGGGTGGGGGCTGGCCGGCTGCGCCGACGACGCCGAGGTGTCACTGCGTGACCTGGCGTACTTCGCCATGTCGGTCACCGACAACACCGCCGCCGACCTGCTGCTGCGCCGGGTCGGCCCGGACCTGCTGCCGATGCTCGCCGTCGAGCTGGGGTTGACCCGCACCCGCGTCCGAGGCGGCCCCCGGGACCTGGTCGAGGGGATGCTCGCCGACGTGGGCGCGCGGACCGAGGCGGAGTTCGCCCGGATCTTCCCCACCCTGCCGGCGGACCGGGTCTGGGCCATGCGGGTTTTCGACCCGGCGCGCACCACGTCCAGCACCGCCCGGGAGATCACCCGGCTGCTCACCCTGATCTGGCGCGACGAGGCCGGCCCGGCGGAGGCCTGCGCGATGGTCCGCACCTGGATGGCCCGGCAGATCTTCTGGACCCGGCTGGCCGCCGGGTTCCCGCCCGGCGTGCGGGTGTCCGGCAAGACCGGCACACTGCCCGGCCTGCACCTGGAGGCCGGGGTCGCCGAGTATCCGGACGGCGGCCGGTACGCCATCGCCGTCTTCGCCCGTGCCGACCGGCTGACCCCGCGCCGGATCGACGTGGACCTGGCGATGGGGCACGCCGCTCGGACAGCCGTCGAGGCGCTGCGCGGCGATTGATTTCTCGCTCGTCCGAGCCTCGCCGCACCGTCGCTGAGCCGGCCCGATATGCGGGTGCGTATCGGTGCGGGTGGTGTTGGATCTTGGACCTGGGCTGATTGGCGCTGATTGGCTCGTGGCGACCAACCGCCCGACCACGGGGAGTAGATCCTTCATGCCCAGTCTCGACCGCCGTCGCTTCCTCCGCGACGCCGCCGCCACCACCGCCCTCGTCTCCGCCGGCGGCCTCGCCGCCACCAGCTCGGCCGCCCCGGCCCAGGCCGCGCCGCCGGTCGCCGCTCCCGCGCCGACCAGCCGCCGCAGCGGCGCGGTCAGCTTCCGCTGGTGGGGTACGGCCGGCTGGCGCATCGACATCAGGGACCGGACGGTGCTGGTCGACCCGTTCCTCAGCCGGATCGACACCGGGCTTTTCACCGGCGCGTTCAAGCCGGCCACCGCGTTGACCGTGCGCCCCGACGTGATCGACCCGCGGGTCGACCGGGCCACGACGGTGCTGGTCACGCACACCCACTGGGACCACTTCATGGACGTGCCGTACATCGCCGGCCGCACCGGCGCGCGGGTGTTCGGCACGCTGACCGCGTACCACCTGGGGTTGGCCTACGGGGTGCCGTCGACGCAGCTCAGCCCGGTGAAGGGCGGGGAGGTGCTGGACTTCGGCGATCACACCGTCGAGGTGGTCGGCTCGCTGCACAGCCGTAACCCCTCGTACTCGCTGGCCTTTCCGGGGGTGCGGGTGAGCCAGCCGGCGCGGCCGGCGACCATCGCCGACCTGCCGGAGGGGGACACGCTGGGCTACCTGCTGCGGGTCGATGGCGGCCCGTCGGTCTACTTCACCGGGGCCAGCGACGTCGCGGAGCGCAACCTCACCGGCCTGGCGCCGGACGTGGCCATGGTGGCACTGCAGAACGCCACCACCACGGGCGACTACCTGCCCCGGCTGCTGGCCGGTCTGGACTACCCGAAGGTCGTGGTGCCGGTGCACTGGGACAACTTCGAGACCGGGTTGCAGAACCCGCCGGTCGTCGCCCCGGCCGACCGCCAGCGGTTGGACGACATGATCGCCGCGGTGCGTCGGATCTCGCCGCGCAGCCGGGTGCTGGTACCCGAGTACGAGACCGCGTACCACTTCTGACCGACCCCGGGGGCGGTCGCGGCGTGGCTGTCGCGACCCCCGCCGGGTCAGCCAGCGGCCAGGTCCGCGAGGGCGCGCACTGACTTCCAGTTCCGCGTGGTGCCCACCACGGCGAGCTTCTTCTCCAGGTACGCGTTGGTGAACTTCGACCGCCCGTAGCCACCGTCGGGGTAGTGCAGGAAAACCTCCCGACCGCTGACTGTGAACGCCACGTTCTCGCTGCCGGGGACGGTGAGCGCGCCCACCGCCGACTTCGTCGGCCCGCTGCGCAGGAAGGCCACCAGCAGCCTCGTCGGGTCGTCCTCCCGCTCGGCGTACGGGTTGCCGCCGGACACCGCCGCCAACTCCCGGGCGCTGCGCACCAGCACCGGCACGGTCAGCCCCAGCTCGTCGGCGAGCGCCCGCTCGATCCCACCGGCCAGTTTTTCGGCGTCGCGCACGCTGCTGCCGAACACCACGTTGCCGCTCTGCAGGTACGTCTTGACATCGTCGTGCCCGAGGTCGGTGACCAGCCGGCGCAAATCCGCCATCGCGAGCCGGGTGGTGCCGACGTTGACCCCGCGCAGCAGGGCGACGTAGCGGGTCATGGGGCTCCTCCTCGGAAACTGGGCGGACCCGCTCAGCGTAGGTCGACCGGCCCCGGTCCGCTCGGACCGACCAGGCCCGTCTCGTAGGCGACGATGACGAGCTGCGCCCGGTCGCGTACCGCCAGCTTGGTCAGGAGCCGCCCGATGTGCGTCTTCACGGTGGCCAGGCTGAGGCTGAGGTGCGCGGCCAGCTCCGCGTTGGACAGGCCCCGGGCGACCAACGCGAGCACCTCCCGTTCCCGCTCGGTCACCCCGTTCAGCCGTCGTGGCAGTGGCCGGGCCGGCTCCGGCCGCCGGGCGAACTCGTCGATGAGCCGGCGGGTCACGGTCGGTGCGAGCAACCCCTCGCCGGTGGCGACGACCCGGATGCCGGCCAGCAGCTCCGCCGGCGGGGTGTCCTTGAGCAGGAAGCCGCTCGCCCCGGCGCGCAGCGCACCGTAGACGTACTCGTCCAGGTCGAACGTGGTCAGGATGAGCACCCGGGTGCCCGCCGTCGCCGGATCGGCGCAGATCCGCCGGGTCGCCTCGATGCCGTCCATCTCGGGCATCCGCACGTCCATCAGCACCACGTCCGGCCGGTGCCGGCCGGCCAGCGCGATGGCCTCCACGCCGGTGCCCGCCTCGCCGACGGTGGTGCAGTCCGGGGTCAGGTCGACCAGCAGCCGGAAACTGCCGCGCAGCAGCGCCTGGTCGTCGGCGATCAGCACGCGGATCACGCGGCCACCCGGTAGGGCAGGCGCGCCGTCACCGCGAAACCCCCGCCGGCGCGCGGCCCGGCGCGGAAGTCCCCGCCGTGCAACGCCACCCGCTCCCGCATGCCGGTCAGCCCGTGCCCGTCCCCTGCGGGCAGGACCGGGCGCCGGCCGTCGTCGGTCACCTCCACCCGTACCTCGCCGGGTGTCACGGTCACCGTCGCGCGACAGGCCGCCGGCGCGGCGTGCTTCACGACGTTGGTCACCGCCTCCTGCACGATCCGGTACACCGCGAGGCCCACCGACTCCGGCACCGCGCCGTCCGGTTCCTCGCGCCGGACGTCGAGCCGGACGTCGACGCCGCCGATCGCCGCCTGCTCGGCCAGCCCCGGCAGCTCGTCCAGCCCGGGCGTCGGCGCGTACGGCGTGCCCTCGCGCAGTACGCCGAGCACCCGGCGGATGTCGGTCAGCGCGTTGCGGCCGGTTTCTTCGATCACCCGCAACGCGGCCCCCGCCTCGCGCGGGTCGGCCTCGGCGACGTGGTTGGCGACGGCCGCCTTCACCACGATGAGGCTCATCGTGTGCGCCACCACGTCGTGCAGCTCCCGGGCCACCCGCAGCCGCTCCTCGGTAGCGGCCTGACGGACCAGGTGCTCACCCTGGCGGGCGGCGAGGGCGCGGCGTTCCCGGATCAACCATCCGATCAGCCAGGCGGGCGCGATCATGACGATGCCGTAGCCGACCGCGCCGCCTCCGGACCAGAGGTCGCCCGCGGTCGTCGCCAACCCGAGGCTGATCACGGTGAGACAGCCGGCGGCGCAGACCACCGACCGGCGTGGGGGCATCGACACGGCCACCGTGTAGAAGGACAGCCCGATGGCGACCGCCGGCGCGGCGGCGGCGAAGTTGGGAATGAGCCCGGTGATCAGCGCGACGGCGGCGGCGGAGCTGATCGTGACGGCCACCGCGACCGGCCACCGTCGGCGCACGGCCAGCGGCAGCCCGATGGTCAGCCCGACCAGCACGGACACCCAGGCCGGTTCGCGTACGCCCCCGTGCAGGGGTGACTCCAGCGCCGCGTACGCGCAGAGCATCCCGCCGACCACCACGGCCAGCACGGCGTCCACGATGTACAGATCCACCGGCCGCAGCCGCCGGGTCAGCAGGA
The nucleotide sequence above comes from Micromonospora sp. NBC_00389. Encoded proteins:
- a CDS encoding DUF1697 domain-containing protein, coding for MTRYVALLRGVNVGTTRLAMADLRRLVTDLGHDDVKTYLQSGNVVFGSSVRDAEKLAGGIERALADELGLTVPVLVRSARELAAVSGGNPYAEREDDPTRLLVAFLRSGPTKSAVGALTVPGSENVAFTVSGREVFLHYPDGGYGRSKFTNAYLEKKLAVVGTTRNWKSVRALADLAAG
- a CDS encoding serine hydrolase, which encodes MNVGERIEVIFASAGVTASLHAVDLDAVDLTAGSTSGAAGGRGEVGVRADEQVVIASIFKILLVLEFARQVVAGQLDPTERVLVTAADRLGGWGLAGCADDAEVSLRDLAYFAMSVTDNTAADLLLRRVGPDLLPMLAVELGLTRTRVRGGPRDLVEGMLADVGARTEAEFARIFPTLPADRVWAMRVFDPARTTSSTAREITRLLTLIWRDEAGPAEACAMVRTWMARQIFWTRLAAGFPPGVRVSGKTGTLPGLHLEAGVAEYPDGGRYAIAVFARADRLTPRRIDVDLAMGHAARTAVEALRGD
- a CDS encoding response regulator transcription factor, with product MIRVLIADDQALLRGSFRLLVDLTPDCTTVGEAGTGVEAIALAGRHRPDVVLMDVRMPEMDGIEATRRICADPATAGTRVLILTTFDLDEYVYGALRAGASGFLLKDTPPAELLAGIRVVATGEGLLAPTVTRRLIDEFARRPEPARPLPRRLNGVTEREREVLALVARGLSNAELAAHLSLSLATVKTHIGRLLTKLAVRDRAQLVIVAYETGLVGPSGPGPVDLR
- a CDS encoding MBL fold metallo-hydrolase, with protein sequence MPSLDRRRFLRDAAATTALVSAGGLAATSSAAPAQAAPPVAAPAPTSRRSGAVSFRWWGTAGWRIDIRDRTVLVDPFLSRIDTGLFTGAFKPATALTVRPDVIDPRVDRATTVLVTHTHWDHFMDVPYIAGRTGARVFGTLTAYHLGLAYGVPSTQLSPVKGGEVLDFGDHTVEVVGSLHSRNPSYSLAFPGVRVSQPARPATIADLPEGDTLGYLLRVDGGPSVYFTGASDVAERNLTGLAPDVAMVALQNATTTGDYLPRLLAGLDYPKVVVPVHWDNFETGLQNPPVVAPADRQRLDDMIAAVRRISPRSRVLVPEYETAYHF
- a CDS encoding sensor histidine kinase, which produces MTALLLTRRLRPVDLYIVDAVLAVVVGGMLCAYAALESPLHGGVREPAWVSVLVGLTIGLPLAVRRRWPVAVAVTISSAAAVALITGLIPNFAAAAPAVAIGLSFYTVAVSMPPRRSVVCAAGCLTVISLGLATTAGDLWSGGGAVGYGIVMIAPAWLIGWLIRERRALAARQGEHLVRQAATEERLRVARELHDVVAHTMSLIVVKAAVANHVAEADPREAGAALRVIEETGRNALTDIRRVLGVLREGTPYAPTPGLDELPGLAEQAAIGGVDVRLDVRREEPDGAVPESVGLAVYRIVQEAVTNVVKHAAPAACRATVTVTPGEVRVEVTDDGRRPVLPAGDGHGLTGMRERVALHGGDFRAGPRAGGGFAVTARLPYRVAA